In Onychostoma macrolepis isolate SWU-2019 chromosome 06, ASM1243209v1, whole genome shotgun sequence, one DNA window encodes the following:
- the vapb gene encoding vesicle-associated membrane protein-associated protein B/C isoform X1, producing MARPEQVLLLEPQHELRFRGPFTDVVTTTLKLANPTDRNVCFKVKTTAPRRYCVRPNSGVIDAGTSINVSVMLQPFDYDPNEKSKHKFMVQSLLAPPDMTDTEGVWKDAKPEDLMDSKLRCVFEMPAENEKTHEMESNKISSSLSKSESSTLSMKSMASSLDDGEVKKIMEECKRLQTEVQRLREENRQIRQEDDGLRMRKSTVMSAPHSSQAVRVKEEGLSTRVIALIVLFFVVGVIVGKLAL from the exons ATGGCCAGGCCAGAGCAGGTCCTGCTTCTTGAACCGCAGCACGAACTGAGGTTCCGAG GTCCATTTACAGATGTGGTGACCACCACCTTAAAGCTTGCTAACCCCACAGACAGAAATGTGTGCTTTAAAGTAAAGACGACTGCACCGCGCCGATACTGTGTGCGGCCAAACAGCGGAGTGATTGATGCCGGAACCTCGATCAACGTCTCTG tgaTGCTGCAACCGTTTGATTATGATCCAAATGAGAAAAGCAAACACAAGTTTATGGTACAGTCTCTGCTGGCCCCACCTGATATGACCGACACTGAGGGAGTG TGGAAGGACGCCAAGCCCGAGGATCTGATGGACTCCAAGCTGAGATGTGTCTTTGAGATGCCCGCTGAAAATGAGAAAACA CATGAAATGGAAAGCAATAAGATATCCTCCAGTCTCTCAAAGTCGGAATCATCCACATTGTCTATGAAGTCCATGGCCTCCAGTCTGGATGATGGAGAGGTGAAGAAGATCATGGAGGAATGTAAAAGACTGCAGACGGAGGTGCAGCGGCTACGAGAGGAGAACAGACAGATCAGG CAGGAAGATGATGGTCTGCGGATGAGGAAGAGCACAGTAATGTCCGCTCCGCACTCATCTCAAGCGGTGAGAGTGAAGGAGGAGGGGCTGAGCACCAGGGTGATCGCTCTAATTGTGCTGTTTTTTGTCGTGGGTGTCATCGTAGGCAAGTTGGCCTTGTAA
- the vapb gene encoding vesicle-associated membrane protein-associated protein B/C isoform X2 yields MARPEQVLLLEPQHELRFRGPFTDVVTTTLKLANPTDRNVCFKVKTTAPRRYCVRPNSGVIDAGTSINVSVMLQPFDYDPNEKSKHKFMVQSLLAPPDMTDTEGVWKDAKPEDLMDSKLRCVFEMPAENEKTHEMESNKISSSLSKSESSTLSMKSMASSLDDGEVKKIMEECKRLQTEVQRLREENRQIREDDGLRMRKSTVMSAPHSSQAVRVKEEGLSTRVIALIVLFFVVGVIVGKLAL; encoded by the exons ATGGCCAGGCCAGAGCAGGTCCTGCTTCTTGAACCGCAGCACGAACTGAGGTTCCGAG GTCCATTTACAGATGTGGTGACCACCACCTTAAAGCTTGCTAACCCCACAGACAGAAATGTGTGCTTTAAAGTAAAGACGACTGCACCGCGCCGATACTGTGTGCGGCCAAACAGCGGAGTGATTGATGCCGGAACCTCGATCAACGTCTCTG tgaTGCTGCAACCGTTTGATTATGATCCAAATGAGAAAAGCAAACACAAGTTTATGGTACAGTCTCTGCTGGCCCCACCTGATATGACCGACACTGAGGGAGTG TGGAAGGACGCCAAGCCCGAGGATCTGATGGACTCCAAGCTGAGATGTGTCTTTGAGATGCCCGCTGAAAATGAGAAAACA CATGAAATGGAAAGCAATAAGATATCCTCCAGTCTCTCAAAGTCGGAATCATCCACATTGTCTATGAAGTCCATGGCCTCCAGTCTGGATGATGGAGAGGTGAAGAAGATCATGGAGGAATGTAAAAGACTGCAGACGGAGGTGCAGCGGCTACGAGAGGAGAACAGACAGATCAGG GAAGATGATGGTCTGCGGATGAGGAAGAGCACAGTAATGTCCGCTCCGCACTCATCTCAAGCGGTGAGAGTGAAGGAGGAGGGGCTGAGCACCAGGGTGATCGCTCTAATTGTGCTGTTTTTTGTCGTGGGTGTCATCGTAGGCAAGTTGGCCTTGTAA